A genomic window from Ischnura elegans chromosome 10, ioIscEleg1.1, whole genome shotgun sequence includes:
- the LOC124166768 gene encoding tectonic-1 — translation MITPICGLFSLRLSPGACDSTMLSWPNIGEKLQLWLFLVILSSKAILCELENVTCLDGDCGPSTLSPVQISSMHEQGISVTTEVSTTPTEATTGSLISTTEIFTSTRDSKDQMVATSSNKLSPPTQTPALDSPMGSRRIKTTNRTHPYGDLCPCDLLVGSCDPNCCCDVLDCTEEEKEAFSYCLPLPSAVPDPRLCQQYKWISTPNHTMELQAKDNDQKSLLCISRDNNPSRLALADYSPARSLKEFRELIGKKQVFKWPSLSHNGVLFSGNSSYKVGDVLWAVEESTLLPLELMSSGFNSLCQRKKLVRFLENWKSSCVLPLPFVEEKSGELRISQHRAVLRQRCSALGAEAISRNLTILSSPLLWPNSSTSYACPPESCIRAQQWVCGSRGFDDCIEVDDLPYSELQGDICKNVVMAVRLVVDVLGVNIHSAQAYFVLSNISFGGEASAISRVHLVSFKWWSSEEDIGAEYDKDRMVWRRSGSPGYITGEPVMAGWKETVVLGGEDVKQREEGVEGGGVLEAIHVTPHADGWLTMLGPVAGTHICGGPRKSVRFRHSARWSCSLPVFLADFSASGCVALKRKALSLLLGLDSMGNLSERFIAMYGDSAPERLVEWLPLKMVSHDGKELSEMALEDGKGDRSSSETRGTYCRGIHSSVHLEIATALVGAASNPQAKVLGAVLRMGPPIDLKSYKLRLTGKGEVVAMPPANQTSGGVVQNKRGEVVLHLGLVSSVTFADVTNPPVMEVAPPPVYHIRLPHDFFHPFLSSVAPSLQKSHMLALTLPFVTLMTYSGMRV, via the exons ATGATAACTCCTATTTGTGGATTATTCAG TTTACGGTTATCACCTGGTGCATGTGACTCAACTATGTTGTCTTGGCCTAATATTGGGGAAAAATTGCAGCTGTGGCTATTCCTTGTCATATTGTCCAGTAAAGCTATTCTGTGTGAGTTGGAAAATGTGACTTGCCTAGATGGGGACTGTGGACCATCTACTCTTAGCCCAGTACAGATTAGTTCAATGCATGAACAAGGAATCTCAG TGACTACAGAAGTTTCTACCACTCCTACTGAAGCAACTACTGGCAGCTTGATATCAACAACAGAGATTTTTACTTCTACCAGAGATTCAAAGGATCAGATGGTTGCCACCTCATCAAATAAGTTATCTCCACCAACTCAGACTCCAGCTCTGGATTCTCCCATGGGAAGCAGGCGAATCAAGACAACAAACAGGACTCACCCATATGGCGATCTTTGTCCCTGTGACTTACTG GTGGGCTCCTGTGATCCAAACTGCTGCTGTGATGTTTTGGATTGCACTGAGGAGGAAAAGGAGGCATTTTCCTATTGCTTGCCTCTCCCCTCTGCTGTGCCTGACCCAAGGTTATGCCAGCAATATAAGTGGATTTCCACACCAAACCACACAATGGAGCTGCAAGCAAAGGACAATGACCAGAAAAGCCTACTGTGCATCAGCCGTGATAACAATCCCAGTCGACTGGCTCTAGCAGACTATAGT CCTGCTAGGTCGCTGAAGGAGTTCAGAGAGTTGATTGGGAAGAAACAAGTGTTTAAGTGGCCCAGTCTCTCACATAATGGTGTGTTGTTTTCTGGGAACTCATCTTATAAGGTTGGAGATGTGCTGTGGGCAGTGGAGGAGTCAACCCTTCTTCCCTTGG aattaatGTCCAGTGGTTTCAACAGTCTTTGCCAGAGAAAGAAGTTGGTGCGATTTCTGGAAAATTGGAAGTCTTCATGTGTTCTACCCCTTCCATTTGTTGAAGAGAAAAGTGGAGAGTTGAGAATCTCACAACATAGAGCTGTATTGAGACAGAGATGCTCAGCACTTGGAGCTGAAGCTATCTCAAGAAATCTAACAATATTGAGTTCTCCTCTTCTGTGGCCCAACTCATCTACTTCCTAT GCGTGTCCCCCGGAGTCATGTATCCGTGCCCAGCAGTGGGTGTGTGGTAGCCGAGGTTTTGACGACTGCATTGAAGTGGATGACTTGCCTTATTCTGAGCTACAGGGAGACATTTGCAAGAACGTGGTCATGGCTGTTCGTCTGGTGGTGGACGTTCTGGGAGTCAACATTCATTCCGCCCAGGCGTATTTTGTTTTGTCAAACATCTCCTTTGGCGGGGAAGCTAGTGCTATATCCCGTGTGCACTTGGTCTCCTTCAAGTGGTGGAGTTCAGAGGAGGATATTGGTGCTGAGTATGACAAGGACCGGATGGTGTGGAGGCGGAGTGGCAGCCCAGGTTATATCACAGGAGAACCTGTAATGGCAGGATGGAAGGAGACAGTG GTCCTTGGTGGGGAGGACGTGAAGCAGCGAGAGGAAGGTGTTGAGGGAGGAGGGGTGTTGGAGGCGATTCACGTGACCCCTCATGCAGATGGCTGGCTGACAATGTTGGGACCAGTGGCTGGCACGCATATTTGTGGGGGTCCGAGGAAATCAGTGCGCTTCCGACACTCTGCTCGATGGAGCTGCTCTCTTCCTGTCTTCTTGGCAGACTTCTCAGCTAGTGGATGTGTGGCCCTAAAGAGGAAAGCACTCTCATTGCTCCTCGGCTTGGATTCTATGGGCAATCTATCAGAGCG aTTCATCGCAATGTATGGTGATTCTGCTCCGGAGCGACTAGTCGAGTGGTTGCCATTGAAAATGGTGTCGCATGATGGAAAGGAGCTGAGCGAGATGGCGTTGGAGGATGGGAAGGGGGACAGGAGCTCGAGCGAAACCAGAGGGACGTATTGCAGAGGAATTCACAGCAGCGTGCACTTGGAGATAGCCACTGCCTTGGTTGGTGCAGCCAGCAATCCTCAGGCCAAGGTGCTGGGTGCAGTCCTTCGAATGGGGCCCCCTATCGACCTCAAATCATACAAACTGCGACTCACAGGGAAGGGAGAGGTTGTGGCAATGCCGCCTGCAAACCAAACGTCGGGTGGAGTGGTGCAAAACAAGAGAGGGGAGGTGGTTCTTCACTTGGGTCTGGTGTCATCCGTGACATTTGCAGATGTCACCAATCCCCCTGTGATGGAAGTGGCTCCCCCTCCGGTCTATCACATCCGCCTGCCTCATGATTTCTTCCATCCATTCCTCTCAAGTGTGGCACCATCTCTCCAGAAGTCTCATATGCTAGCGTTGACCCTCCCTTTTGTTACATTAATGACATACTCAGGAATGAGGGTATGA